From a single Collibacillus ludicampi genomic region:
- a CDS encoding amino acid permease: MRGHFHAGGICLIQQETHLKKDLQIRHITMISIGGVIGAGLFVGSGSVIQTTGPGAILSYLLAGLLVVFVMRMLGEMASVNPTTGSFSTYANEAIGAWAGYTIGWLYWFFWVIVIAIEATAGAASIHDWFPSIPVWLYSFILTVLLTLTNLYSVKAYGEFEYWFSLIKVVSIILFLGLGIAVICGLVPGIPSPGLSNLTGHGGFMPHGFGAVLFGITTVIFAFFGTEIVAVAAGESAQPSKAVRIATNSVVWRILVFFIGSITVIVTLLPWNSADVLKSPFIAVLEYIGIPAGAQIMHVVVLTAVLSCLNSGLYTSSRMLYGMAQRGDAPKEFLKVNRQGVPVRAILFSTFFAYIAVIFDYVSPDKVFLFLVNASGGIALLVYLVICISHIQLRRKFERKNPDVLQVKMWGFPYLTYLTILGILLVLISMLFFEDLRSQVTLTLLIAVLIIATYFLFQREQGRVRGGRIRGVDQ; this comes from the coding sequence ATGCGGGGCCATTTTCATGCAGGAGGGATCTGTTTGATTCAACAAGAGACACATTTGAAGAAGGATTTACAAATTCGACATATTACGATGATTTCTATTGGAGGAGTCATAGGTGCGGGCCTCTTTGTGGGAAGCGGTTCTGTGATACAGACGACAGGACCGGGTGCTATCCTTTCGTATCTGTTGGCTGGATTGCTCGTCGTGTTTGTCATGAGGATGCTTGGGGAAATGGCTTCTGTTAATCCTACCACCGGTTCCTTTTCAACGTATGCTAATGAGGCGATCGGTGCGTGGGCGGGATATACGATTGGGTGGTTATACTGGTTCTTTTGGGTCATCGTCATCGCGATTGAAGCAACTGCTGGAGCAGCTTCTATCCATGACTGGTTTCCTTCGATTCCCGTTTGGCTGTACAGTTTCATTTTAACTGTCCTTTTGACGCTTACAAATCTATATTCGGTAAAAGCATACGGCGAATTTGAATATTGGTTTTCTTTGATAAAAGTTGTAAGCATCATTTTGTTCTTGGGGTTGGGAATCGCTGTTATTTGCGGACTCGTTCCGGGGATTCCATCTCCTGGCCTTTCGAATCTAACGGGACACGGTGGATTTATGCCCCATGGATTTGGAGCTGTTCTTTTTGGAATTACGACCGTTATTTTCGCCTTTTTTGGGACGGAAATCGTTGCGGTAGCAGCAGGGGAATCCGCTCAACCATCAAAAGCTGTTCGAATCGCGACAAATAGTGTTGTTTGGAGGATTTTGGTTTTCTTTATTGGTTCCATAACAGTCATAGTAACACTCTTACCTTGGAATTCCGCTGACGTTTTGAAGAGTCCATTCATCGCTGTACTAGAATATATAGGGATACCCGCAGGTGCGCAAATTATGCATGTTGTCGTATTAACTGCCGTCCTTTCTTGTTTGAACTCTGGACTATACACAAGCTCTCGAATGTTATATGGAATGGCTCAGAGAGGAGATGCTCCAAAGGAGTTTCTCAAAGTAAATCGTCAAGGAGTCCCTGTTCGTGCAATTCTTTTCAGTACGTTTTTTGCCTACATTGCTGTGATCTTCGATTACGTTTCACCCGACAAAGTATTTCTGTTCTTGGTCAATGCATCTGGGGGAATCGCCCTTTTGGTTTACCTCGTGATTTGTATTTCGCATATACAATTACGAAGAAAATTTGAACGCAAAAACCCGGATGTACTGCAAGTGAAAATGTGGGGATTTCCCTATCTTACTTACTTAACGATTCTGGGGATTCTATTGGTTCTCATCTCCATGCTCTTTTTTGAAGATCTTCGCTCGCAAGTGACTCTCACGTTACTCATAGCTGTTCTCATTATAGCTACGTATTTTCTATTTCAAAGAGAACAAGGGAGAGTGAGAGGTGGAAGAATCAGAGGAGTCGATCAATAA
- a CDS encoding COX15/CtaA family protein, translated as MSRALRPFSVLTAIGMLLVLLAGVLVTNTGSAEGCGHTWPLCHGEFRPMDSLASLIEYSHRAITGIVGFMVVALVIWTWRVYPQRKDVKWLCYLSIFFLLLQSALGATAVIWGQSKAVLALHFGVSSMGFASVLLLALVTFQDKDIHGMSTRVSKGYFKFVWGIFVYVYVLLYLGAYVRRVGAGLAIDTWPLNNGKLIPDHLTGLIAINFVHRLSALIGLILIIALFMITKRKYPGRHDLYVGSLLCVITMILQIFSGGYVVLSRMALGSLLLHSTFVSIFFGSLSYLCYIATVETTSKPVSFLMHEESVPKKIS; from the coding sequence ATGAGCAGAGCATTGCGACCATTTTCTGTATTAACAGCTATCGGAATGTTATTGGTGTTGTTGGCTGGAGTACTGGTAACCAACACGGGATCGGCGGAAGGTTGTGGTCATACCTGGCCATTGTGTCATGGTGAATTTCGGCCCATGGACAGCTTGGCTTCTCTCATTGAATACAGCCACCGCGCGATCACTGGAATTGTAGGCTTCATGGTGGTTGCGTTGGTCATCTGGACATGGAGAGTGTATCCTCAGCGTAAAGATGTGAAATGGTTGTGTTATTTGAGCATCTTTTTTCTTCTCTTGCAGTCTGCGCTCGGGGCGACCGCGGTGATATGGGGGCAATCAAAAGCGGTTCTGGCCTTGCATTTCGGAGTTTCATCCATGGGATTCGCCAGCGTTCTTCTGCTTGCCTTGGTAACGTTCCAGGACAAAGACATTCATGGAATGTCAACAAGGGTTTCCAAAGGATATTTTAAGTTTGTTTGGGGCATTTTTGTGTATGTTTATGTTCTCCTCTACTTGGGAGCCTACGTAAGACGAGTGGGTGCAGGGCTCGCAATCGATACTTGGCCATTAAACAATGGCAAGCTGATTCCAGATCATCTCACTGGTCTTATAGCCATCAATTTTGTTCATCGATTGAGCGCGCTCATCGGACTGATTTTGATTATCGCGTTGTTTATGATCACGAAACGCAAATATCCCGGAAGACACGATCTGTATGTCGGCAGTCTCTTATGTGTCATAACGATGATCTTACAGATTTTCAGTGGAGGATATGTGGTTTTATCGCGGATGGCCCTTGGTTCATTGCTGTTGCATAGTACGTTTGTTTCCATCTTCTTCGGCAGTTTAAGCTACCTATGTTATATCGCAACTGTCGAGACCACATCAAAACCTGTTTCGTTTCTCATGCACGAAGAGAGTGTTCCGAAGAAGATCTCTTAG
- a CDS encoding SOS response-associated peptidase: MCGRYSFSPEIQQIIQRFKIDEITFEYTPRYNLAPGQMIPAIIANEGRNRLGLLKWGLIPYWAKDEKIGYKTINAKAETVHEKPAFRHAFRKKRCIIPADGFYEWKKSESGKQPMRITLKSGEPFGMAGLFDSWTSSDGTKIHTCTIITTRPNELVSEIHDRMPVILRPEDETIWLDREKQDVELLQSLLVPYPAEQMRAYPVSPMVGNVKNDTELLTWLYA, translated from the coding sequence ATGTGTGGACGATATTCCTTCTCTCCTGAGATCCAACAAATTATCCAAAGGTTCAAGATCGACGAGATAACTTTTGAATACACACCGAGATACAACCTTGCGCCTGGACAAATGATCCCCGCTATTATCGCTAATGAAGGAAGGAATCGATTAGGTCTTCTTAAGTGGGGCTTGATTCCATATTGGGCTAAGGATGAGAAAATTGGGTATAAAACGATCAACGCGAAAGCTGAAACGGTGCATGAGAAACCGGCTTTCAGGCATGCGTTTAGAAAGAAGCGTTGCATCATTCCAGCTGACGGTTTCTACGAGTGGAAAAAATCAGAGTCGGGCAAACAGCCAATGAGGATCACACTGAAAAGTGGCGAACCGTTCGGAATGGCTGGGTTGTTCGATAGCTGGACTTCATCGGATGGAACCAAGATTCATACATGCACGATCATAACGACGCGGCCGAACGAGCTTGTTAGCGAGATCCACGACCGTATGCCGGTGATTCTAAGGCCGGAAGATGAAACAATCTGGTTGGATCGAGAAAAGCAAGATGTTGAGTTACTACAGTCATTGCTTGTGCCCTACCCCGCCGAGCAGATGAGGGCGTATCCGGTATCACCAATGGTGGGGAATGTGAAGAATGATACGGAGTTACTAACCTGGTTATATGCATAA
- a CDS encoding YolD-like family protein, with protein MRIIDGNIFESMRIILPEHCEAMKRLEKEEKRQPRPVLDEQKIEEMSRVLADAIQDQRYISVIVYKPFGPDRVEIIPEKIDPYSKQLKGKDQEGNMRNIPLTDLIDVE; from the coding sequence ATGCGAATAATCGACGGAAACATCTTCGAATCTATGCGCATCATTTTACCAGAACACTGTGAGGCCATGAAACGATTAGAAAAGGAAGAAAAAAGACAGCCGCGCCCCGTCTTGGATGAACAAAAGATTGAGGAGATGTCTAGGGTGCTTGCGGATGCAATTCAAGACCAACGCTACATATCAGTAATCGTGTATAAACCCTTTGGCCCCGATCGAGTAGAAATAATTCCGGAGAAGATCGATCCGTACTCAAAGCAGTTGAAAGGGAAGGATCAGGAAGGAAATATGCGGAACATTCCACTGACAGACCTTATTGATGTAGAATGA
- a CDS encoding non-homologous end joining protein Ku: MRSMWKGSISFGLVNIPVSLYKATEDHTTSFRSLHEECRNPIQYKKWCPVCNREIANNEIIRGYEYAPGNYIVLTDDDLEKLPLPTLRAIEILHFTNKDDIDPIFFEKSYYIGPGEFGAKPYKLLHDAMEATGKVAVAKVAFRTSEHLAVVRIHNRGLVLNMIHYPDEVRKLEGVPGITEIDHIAVNEDELEMAKTLIEQISGAFRNDYKSNYQEALKALINAKIENVEIESPVTPRSNNVIDLMDSLKRSIERMRSQADTSEKAIEATGTDVGTAIDPTHATLEKPKRRRRRKINEE, encoded by the coding sequence ATGAGGTCAATGTGGAAAGGAAGTATCAGCTTTGGTTTAGTCAATATTCCGGTCAGTCTTTATAAAGCCACGGAAGATCACACTACCAGTTTCCGCAGCCTTCACGAAGAATGTCGAAATCCGATCCAGTATAAAAAGTGGTGCCCCGTTTGTAACCGCGAAATCGCCAACAATGAAATCATACGGGGATACGAATATGCACCGGGTAACTACATCGTTCTTACGGACGATGACTTAGAAAAATTGCCTCTACCGACCTTGCGCGCGATCGAGATTCTGCATTTCACCAATAAGGACGATATTGATCCGATCTTTTTCGAGAAATCATACTATATCGGTCCTGGAGAATTTGGAGCCAAGCCCTATAAGCTGCTTCATGATGCGATGGAGGCCACGGGAAAGGTGGCAGTCGCCAAAGTAGCATTCCGTACAAGTGAGCACTTGGCAGTGGTTCGAATCCATAACCGTGGCCTTGTGTTGAATATGATTCATTATCCGGATGAGGTTAGGAAGTTAGAAGGCGTACCTGGGATCACGGAGATCGATCATATAGCGGTCAATGAAGATGAACTTGAGATGGCTAAAACTTTGATTGAGCAGATCAGCGGAGCCTTTCGCAATGACTATAAGAGCAACTATCAGGAAGCTCTAAAGGCTCTCATTAACGCTAAAATAGAGAATGTCGAAATCGAGTCGCCAGTCACTCCACGATCTAACAATGTAATTGATCTCATGGATTCGTTAAAAAGAAGTATTGAAAGAATGAGATCACAAGCAGATACGTCAGAAAAAGCGATTGAAGCAACGGGAACCGATGTAGGAACGGCTATTGATCCGACTCATGCTACTTTAGAGAAACCTAAGCGGCGTAGACGTAGGAAGATCAATGAGGAATAA
- a CDS encoding ATP-binding protein, which yields MLDGKLNRITLQKRNEPVFKTRIYITSHSKDPFRREITLRSLANAFSELSGDNELRRINFRNPARLISKLNKWEIPRMDFDNNIMSASEIGKFIQLPTASLQEEYADYMRTIEHRETDLPERLLTGGIKIGTITIRGTQKEIYFPLSDYDELCLPRIAIGAMGTGKTRGFGANLAVESVRNGFTAITIDVAKDELGDEVESGCKRLGKGDKVIRIKFGNTPIGLDWCEALGSRHAVNRFAAEVLNFFQLHGHEAGLETARYIRLAAKTVATGDGKLSNVIRLFTNDKYRQSEMKRLQRLGKTDLVEQWESYEALSTGMKGKVTEPVMNRLDMLVGDDYLNECLQCDTGIDFREWLNDGYAICCYVPKDELGSEATDIIVSILIAKVWLATLARQGEDAKPAFLVMDEPHQFMSSAKHWKSMVVESRKWRLGLTWLFHSWEQIPRDLAEIIKSAGPHYHIYTSSKKTYRDLAEEIAPFTVEEALKTPRFHAINIIRSGGVTVTPFMAKMTPPPSKCLKSGI from the coding sequence ATGCTGGACGGAAAACTGAATCGAATAACTTTGCAAAAGAGAAATGAGCCTGTATTTAAGACACGCATATATATTACCTCTCACTCTAAAGATCCGTTCAGGAGAGAGATTACACTACGGAGTTTAGCAAATGCGTTCAGTGAATTGAGTGGAGACAATGAGCTTCGTCGTATAAATTTTCGGAATCCAGCAAGACTGATTTCTAAACTAAACAAATGGGAAATTCCGAGGATGGACTTCGATAATAACATTATGAGTGCATCTGAAATTGGAAAGTTTATTCAGTTACCAACAGCATCACTCCAAGAGGAATATGCTGATTACATGAGAACGATTGAACACCGCGAAACAGATTTGCCCGAACGTTTGTTGACTGGTGGAATAAAAATAGGGACTATTACAATTCGCGGGACACAAAAAGAAATATACTTTCCTTTGAGTGATTACGATGAATTATGTTTACCACGTATAGCGATTGGTGCGATGGGAACGGGTAAAACACGCGGATTTGGTGCGAATCTGGCCGTTGAATCGGTGCGCAATGGTTTCACTGCGATTACAATAGATGTCGCAAAGGATGAGTTGGGTGATGAAGTTGAATCAGGTTGTAAGCGATTGGGTAAAGGCGATAAGGTTATACGCATTAAATTCGGGAATACACCAATTGGATTGGACTGGTGTGAAGCGTTAGGGAGCCGTCATGCGGTGAATCGATTTGCGGCAGAAGTATTAAACTTTTTCCAACTTCACGGGCATGAAGCAGGACTCGAAACTGCGCGATATATAAGATTGGCGGCGAAAACAGTCGCGACCGGAGACGGTAAACTATCCAATGTGATACGACTATTCACGAACGATAAATATCGGCAATCCGAGATGAAACGATTGCAAAGACTAGGCAAAACTGATTTAGTGGAACAATGGGAATCGTACGAGGCGTTGAGCACAGGCATGAAGGGGAAAGTCACTGAACCGGTCATGAATCGATTGGATATGTTGGTTGGCGACGATTACCTCAATGAGTGCCTGCAATGTGATACCGGAATAGATTTTCGCGAATGGTTGAATGATGGGTACGCAATATGCTGTTACGTTCCTAAAGATGAATTAGGATCAGAAGCAACAGATATTATCGTATCGATACTTATCGCCAAAGTGTGGTTGGCTACATTAGCTCGGCAAGGGGAAGATGCAAAACCGGCATTTCTTGTCATGGATGAACCGCATCAATTCATGTCCAGTGCTAAACATTGGAAGTCGATGGTTGTTGAGTCTCGTAAGTGGCGATTGGGGTTGACGTGGCTATTTCACTCATGGGAACAGATACCGCGTGATTTAGCTGAGATTATAAAATCAGCAGGCCCGCACTATCACATATATACGTCGAGCAAGAAAACGTATCGTGACCTTGCTGAAGAAATAGCGCCGTTTACAGTTGAGGAAGCATTAAAAACACCGCGATTCCACGCAATCAATATAATACGTTCGGGCGGAGTGACAGTGACGCCGTTTATGGCTAAAATGACACCACCTCCAAGTAAATGTTTGAAAAGTGGGATTTAA
- a CDS encoding Fic family protein → MARWEINFNHRIDTEDKELITLSVEIESYRLSIMRIPIPPSKQRELDKINMIRQIKGTTGIEGNMLTEEEIRRVIESGQAKLESEKEAENAHRLQQFIRERVKSLGEEAKYITEDLIKQMHAINTEGLSSGNNIPGQYRRHDVSAGDYQAPHYGEIEGLMRAFIEVINSNEVIYGLGPLIRSIIAHFYLITIHPFGDGNGRTSRALEAYILYAGGYNVRGFYSLANYHYRHRDDYIDQLNKARFVYNGNLTPFIKYCLRAFLHELEGVQESILEYVRRVMYKDYVIEELQLGRINSRMMTVIDFLLDGGRLTSDEYRNKRHRLIEMLYEGLTAKTAQRDLNKMLERGLVIEREKRLYANVDILNKFIE, encoded by the coding sequence ATGGCGCGCTGGGAAATTAACTTTAATCACAGAATTGATACAGAGGACAAGGAACTCATTACACTTTCTGTTGAGATTGAATCGTATCGATTATCAATCATGAGGATCCCTATTCCTCCGTCGAAGCAAAGAGAGTTGGACAAAATTAATATGATTCGACAAATTAAAGGAACAACAGGAATAGAAGGCAATATGCTTACCGAAGAAGAAATTCGAAGAGTAATTGAAAGTGGTCAAGCTAAGCTAGAAAGCGAAAAAGAAGCTGAAAATGCCCATCGTTTGCAACAATTTATACGTGAGCGCGTAAAGAGTCTGGGCGAAGAAGCTAAATATATTACAGAAGATTTAATAAAACAGATGCATGCAATTAATACTGAAGGATTAAGTTCTGGCAACAACATACCCGGTCAATACCGACGACACGATGTTTCCGCCGGAGATTATCAAGCCCCACATTACGGAGAAATAGAAGGTTTAATGCGTGCATTCATTGAAGTTATAAACAGCAATGAAGTCATATATGGTTTAGGACCGCTTATTCGTTCAATTATCGCGCATTTCTACCTCATTACCATTCATCCATTTGGGGACGGGAATGGTCGAACTTCTAGGGCATTGGAAGCGTACATTTTATATGCAGGTGGATACAATGTGCGTGGGTTTTACTCGCTTGCAAATTATCACTATCGACATCGTGATGATTACATCGATCAATTAAACAAAGCAAGATTTGTTTATAACGGAAACTTAACTCCATTCATTAAATACTGTCTTCGTGCATTTTTGCATGAGTTAGAAGGTGTCCAAGAGTCTATTTTGGAATATGTTCGAAGAGTTATGTACAAAGATTATGTAATCGAGGAACTTCAATTAGGAAGAATTAATTCAAGAATGATGACTGTGATTGACTTCTTGTTAGATGGTGGGCGTTTAACAAGTGATGAGTATAGAAACAAACGCCATCGCTTAATCGAAATGTTATATGAAGGTCTAACAGCGAAAACAGCTCAAAGAGATTTGAATAAAATGTTAGAAAGAGGATTGGTTATTGAACGTGAAAAACGCCTGTATGCAAATGTAGATATTTTGAATAAGTTTATCGAATGA
- a CDS encoding GNAT family N-acetyltransferase, with translation MKIQIIRARPEDANLLHQIVVTSKGYWGYPEDWVMLWISGVKITSEYVSTNEVFAAEIEGEIAGFYALKEKGQSICELEHLWVIPKKIGMGVGRALFTHALQRASHLGAKYMEWAADRHAAGFYEHMGGKHIRDYPSRLEGPIPIFRMEVNSENPPNS, from the coding sequence ATGAAAATCCAGATCATACGGGCGAGACCGGAGGATGCCAACTTGCTCCATCAAATTGTCGTGACCTCTAAGGGGTACTGGGGTTATCCGGAAGATTGGGTGATGCTTTGGATAAGCGGTGTGAAGATAACGTCTGAATATGTCAGTACGAACGAGGTATTTGCAGCCGAGATTGAGGGTGAGATAGCCGGGTTCTATGCACTGAAGGAGAAAGGGCAAAGTATCTGCGAGTTAGAACACCTGTGGGTCATACCTAAGAAAATTGGCATGGGTGTCGGTCGTGCCCTCTTCACCCATGCACTTCAGCGTGCCTCTCATTTGGGCGCCAAGTACATGGAGTGGGCAGCCGACCGTCATGCAGCAGGTTTCTACGAACATATGGGGGGAAAACATATCCGTGACTATCCGTCGAGACTTGAAGGCCCTATTCCGATTTTTAGAATGGAAGTGAACAGCGAGAACCCCCCCAATTCTTAA
- a CDS encoding ParM/StbA family protein has translation MRIFGLDVGRHRVKVYSDGIKLSFPSYCGSYRTLRLERTMTEEDMVVEWKGCRYYVGSIARDEAEDGIQNFLTSKVTTDTQLIGLTALHRFVENGEEIALVIGHPISNHTQPEKEGMRQLFTGEHDLTVNGEHKRFTITNVTVVPEGASTQFILPKKHTVAHGIDAGGATTNYCTWERGRWVDRLSGTLEFGLENIRNLSMEQFARLVANSVARKLHQFCGPIYVLGGAAEPLSSALRQYIRNVPIEPLEDGMFANARAYYDIGVKMYEKVQTQR, from the coding sequence ATGCGCATTTTCGGACTCGACGTTGGCCGACATCGCGTGAAAGTATATAGCGATGGAATCAAATTATCGTTCCCATCTTATTGTGGGTCATATCGCACCTTACGTCTCGAACGCACTATGACAGAGGAAGATATGGTCGTAGAGTGGAAAGGATGTCGATATTACGTTGGTTCGATTGCACGGGATGAGGCAGAAGACGGGATACAAAATTTCCTCACATCTAAAGTTACAACCGACACACAATTAATCGGACTTACCGCATTACATCGATTTGTCGAAAACGGAGAAGAAATTGCGTTAGTGATTGGTCATCCTATCAGCAATCACACACAACCAGAAAAAGAGGGGATGCGTCAACTTTTCACTGGTGAACATGACTTAACGGTAAATGGTGAACACAAACGATTCACGATCACGAACGTCACGGTCGTACCTGAGGGAGCGAGCACCCAGTTTATATTGCCTAAAAAACACACGGTAGCTCATGGTATCGATGCAGGCGGAGCAACAACGAACTATTGTACCTGGGAACGTGGGAGATGGGTGGATCGTCTATCTGGTACGTTAGAGTTTGGCTTGGAGAATATTCGGAACCTATCCATGGAACAATTCGCGCGATTAGTCGCTAATAGCGTTGCCCGAAAGCTACACCAATTCTGTGGCCCGATATACGTTTTGGGTGGTGCAGCCGAACCTTTGTCTTCCGCACTGCGACAATATATACGCAACGTACCAATTGAACCGCTTGAGGACGGAATGTTCGCAAATGCGAGGGCTTACTACGATATCGGGGTGAAGATGTATGAAAAAGTACAAACGCAGCGATAA
- a CDS encoding sigma-54 interaction domain-containing protein, protein MRYIQSMNTDFVTLEDLVTVEEALALLRKNNARLLIALKGEVPVGVCDSHSLLLQTGDMSSFLELQTEFKILSQDQMLTEADLLYPYLLIQTDDKEIIGWLDSGTADALYVKQSFSQDVRNLTTDLEAIVDSIYDEILVVDAKGTILRVSKRSAHNLWGVDPSTVIGENILELEEKGWFKPTVTRKVLEEHKKISVIQENRFGRKILAVGNPIFDRKGQLKRIVIASRDITEVSRLERELKQAKQLTEKYRQEIDTLRKHQQAGEKPIIFQSDRMRELMCEVERVAKVESTVAIYGESGVGKELIAYAIHHFSPRAHQPFVKINCGSIPDNLLESELFGYEKGAFTGALPQGKTGLFELANHGTLFLDEIAELPLNLQVKLLRAIQEREIMKVGGTRTIQIDVRIIVATNKNLEEMVSKGTFREDLFYRLHVIPLYVPALRERIEDIEPLVYYFLEFFNHKFSFKKHFSEDAIEMMKAYHWPGNVRQLQNVIERAMVVTSDQLITANDLAKILKNRTTSHLPVQVHSIIPLQQAVEMTESQLIQMAFSKYKTITKVAEVLQVSQPTMSRRYKKYLQ, encoded by the coding sequence ATGAGATATATCCAATCAATGAATACAGATTTTGTAACCCTTGAAGATTTGGTTACAGTAGAAGAAGCCTTAGCATTACTTAGAAAAAATAATGCTCGTCTATTGATAGCTTTGAAAGGGGAAGTGCCTGTTGGTGTTTGTGACAGTCATTCCTTACTTTTGCAAACGGGCGACATGAGCAGTTTTCTCGAGCTTCAAACAGAGTTTAAAATTTTAAGCCAAGATCAGATGCTAACGGAAGCGGATCTTTTGTATCCTTACTTGCTGATTCAGACGGATGACAAGGAGATAATAGGGTGGTTGGACAGCGGAACGGCTGATGCTTTGTATGTAAAACAAAGTTTTTCTCAAGATGTCAGGAATTTGACAACCGATCTCGAAGCGATTGTTGATTCCATTTACGATGAAATTTTAGTTGTGGATGCCAAAGGAACCATTTTACGCGTGTCCAAACGGAGCGCACATAATCTATGGGGTGTGGATCCTTCCACGGTCATCGGGGAGAATATTTTAGAGTTAGAAGAAAAGGGATGGTTTAAACCTACGGTGACTCGAAAAGTACTTGAGGAACACAAGAAAATCTCGGTCATTCAAGAGAATCGCTTTGGAAGGAAAATTCTTGCCGTAGGCAACCCGATTTTCGATCGTAAAGGACAGTTAAAGCGCATCGTCATAGCCTCCCGGGATATAACAGAAGTGTCGCGGCTTGAAAGAGAATTGAAACAAGCAAAGCAGTTAACGGAAAAATACCGTCAGGAAATCGATACGCTTCGCAAGCATCAACAAGCGGGTGAAAAGCCTATTATTTTTCAATCGGATCGAATGAGAGAATTGATGTGCGAAGTAGAACGGGTAGCAAAAGTAGAATCCACAGTAGCCATATACGGGGAATCGGGTGTAGGTAAGGAACTGATCGCATATGCGATCCATCATTTCAGTCCCCGGGCCCATCAACCTTTTGTGAAAATAAATTGTGGTTCCATACCGGACAATTTATTAGAGAGTGAACTTTTCGGCTATGAGAAAGGAGCTTTTACAGGCGCTCTCCCCCAAGGGAAAACAGGTTTGTTCGAACTCGCGAACCATGGGACGTTATTTTTAGATGAGATCGCGGAATTACCGTTGAATTTACAAGTTAAGCTGCTGCGAGCGATTCAAGAACGGGAAATCATGAAGGTGGGAGGAACCCGTACGATTCAGATCGACGTGAGAATTATAGTTGCGACCAATAAGAACCTGGAGGAGATGGTATCAAAGGGAACTTTTCGTGAGGATCTTTTTTATCGGCTTCACGTGATTCCTCTATATGTACCCGCCTTGCGGGAGCGAATTGAGGATATTGAACCATTGGTTTATTATTTCCTGGAATTTTTTAATCATAAATTCTCATTCAAAAAACATTTTTCTGAAGATGCCATTGAGATGATGAAGGCGTATCATTGGCCGGGAAACGTCAGACAACTGCAAAATGTGATTGAGAGGGCTATGGTGGTTACGTCCGATCAGCTGATCACAGCCAATGATCTGGCCAAAATTTTAAAAAACAGAACAACAAGTCATTTGCCAGTACAGGTTCATTCGATTATCCCTCTGCAACAAGCGGTTGAAATGACAGAATCGCAATTGATTCAAATGGCTTTTTCCAAATATAAAACGATTACAAAGGTAGCCGAAGTCTTGCAAGTCAGTCAGCCGACAATGAGTAGACGGTATAAGAAATACCTGCAATAA
- a CDS encoding TrbC/VirB2 family protein yields the protein MSVKTYDFRAFCQGELIRTDKKSIQNIGTITGVCAVASTIPRIAYAAQPSIDHAFDPIIAMLQQLAFPVATICIAWACLEAMIGKPASAVSRAKWAVLGYLAMRYAPEVLRHV from the coding sequence ATGAGTGTAAAAACTTATGACTTTCGGGCGTTTTGTCAGGGCGAATTGATACGGACGGATAAAAAATCGATACAGAACATCGGCACTATAACGGGTGTGTGTGCGGTTGCAAGCACCATTCCACGAATCGCATACGCAGCGCAACCATCTATCGATCACGCCTTTGATCCAATTATAGCGATGCTTCAACAATTGGCGTTCCCGGTAGCAACAATTTGTATAGCTTGGGCGTGTTTAGAAGCAATGATCGGAAAACCCGCCTCCGCAGTAAGTCGCGCTAAATGGGCTGTACTTGGTTATCTTGCCATGCGTTACGCTCCTGAAGTATTACGGCATGTGTAA
- a CDS encoding helix-turn-helix transcriptional regulator, whose translation MDVTPLEKLIRQRGLKKVWIAEQCGITRSTLSSISAGKQEPTLRVALKIARLFDVSVEELWGWILAEEENRPDQ comes from the coding sequence ATGGATGTTACTCCTTTAGAAAAACTGATACGGCAACGCGGACTGAAGAAAGTTTGGATAGCTGAGCAATGCGGGATAACAAGGAGCACCTTGTCGTCTATCAGTGCCGGAAAACAAGAACCAACGTTGCGCGTAGCATTGAAGATAGCGAGGTTGTTTGACGTCAGCGTTGAGGAGTTGTGGGGATGGATACTTGCGGAAGAAGAAAACCGCCCCGATCAGTAA